One region of Azoarcus sp. CIB genomic DNA includes:
- a CDS encoding alkene reductase has product MTQNNRDLYSPATVAGHRLQNRIVMAPMTRNRAIENLPNALMAEYYAQRALAGLIITEGTSPSPEGLGYPRIPGLFSEAQVAGWKGVTGAVHSRGAKIFVQFMHTGRIGHPHNLPQGAQVLAPSAIAAAGEIYTDRAGMQPHPAPRAMSLDDIARTRQDFVKAAQNAIAAGFDGVELHGANGYLLEQFIRPTSNQRSDDYGGPIENRARFVLEVARATAEAIGASRVGIRLSPYGVFNDMPPYAEMEADYTYLAEQLGKLGLAYLHIVDHSAMGAPAVPEQIKQAMRAAFGGPVILVGAYDAQRAQDDLNAGRADLIAVGRDFLANPDLPDRWQQGLALNAPDFDTFYTPGEKGYTDYPTRAA; this is encoded by the coding sequence GTGACTCAAAACAACCGTGATTTGTACTCACCGGCCACCGTCGCCGGCCACCGGCTACAGAACCGCATCGTCATGGCGCCGATGACGCGCAACCGCGCCATCGAGAATCTGCCCAACGCGCTGATGGCCGAGTATTATGCGCAGCGCGCCTTGGCCGGGCTGATCATCACCGAAGGCACCAGCCCCTCGCCCGAAGGCCTGGGTTATCCGCGCATTCCAGGGCTGTTCTCAGAGGCCCAGGTGGCCGGCTGGAAGGGCGTCACCGGCGCGGTTCACAGCCGCGGCGCCAAGATCTTCGTCCAGTTCATGCACACCGGACGTATTGGCCATCCGCACAATCTGCCGCAGGGCGCGCAGGTACTGGCTCCCTCGGCCATCGCCGCCGCCGGCGAGATCTACACCGACCGCGCCGGCATGCAGCCGCACCCGGCGCCCCGGGCGATGAGCCTCGACGACATCGCCCGCACCCGGCAGGATTTCGTCAAGGCGGCCCAAAACGCCATTGCTGCCGGTTTCGACGGGGTCGAGCTGCACGGCGCCAACGGCTACCTGCTGGAGCAGTTCATCCGCCCCACCAGCAACCAGCGCAGCGACGACTACGGCGGCCCGATCGAAAACCGCGCCCGTTTCGTGCTGGAAGTGGCCAGGGCCACGGCAGAGGCCATCGGCGCCTCCAGGGTGGGCATTCGCCTCTCGCCCTACGGCGTGTTCAACGACATGCCGCCTTACGCGGAAATGGAGGCCGACTACACCTACCTGGCCGAGCAATTGGGCAAGCTGGGGCTGGCGTATCTACACATCGTGGATCATTCCGCCATGGGCGCGCCTGCAGTGCCGGAGCAGATCAAGCAGGCCATGCGCGCGGCCTTCGGCGGCCCCGTCATCCTGGTCGGCGCTTATGACGCGCAGCGCGCCCAGGACGATCTGAACGCCGGCCGCGCGGATCTGATCGCGGTCGGGCGTGATTTTCTCGCCAACCCGGACCTGCCCGACCGGTGGCAACAGGGGTTGGCGCTCAACGCGCCGGACTTCGACACTTTCTACACTCCCGGCGAGAAAGGCTACACGGACTACCCTACCCGCGCCGCTTAG
- a CDS encoding tyrosine-type recombinase/integrase — translation MIGIRVADVTLATTSSVRLQGKGRKQRTVPLWKETAAEIGHWLKYADLRADQPLVPNRSGRPMTRTNVADRLALAITAATTQCPRLAGRRISPHSWRHTTAMHLCRPVSTSRSSPCGWVTRARSRPMAMSRLIWQ, via the coding sequence ATGATCGGCATCCGGGTGGCCGATGTCACGCTCGCCACGACGTCCTCGGTGCGCTTGCAGGGCAAGGGGCGCAAGCAACGAACCGTGCCGCTGTGGAAGGAGACGGCGGCCGAAATCGGTCACTGGTTGAAGTATGCAGACTTGCGTGCAGACCAGCCCCTGGTCCCCAACCGCAGCGGGCGACCGATGACTCGCACGAATGTGGCCGACCGACTTGCCCTCGCGATCACGGCCGCGACGACGCAGTGTCCGCGGCTGGCGGGGCGCAGAATATCGCCCCATTCCTGGAGGCACACGACGGCCATGCATCTGTGCAGGCCGGTGTCGACATCACGGTCATCGCCTTGTGGCTGGGTCACGAGAGCCCGGTCACGACCCATGGCTATGTCGAGGCTGATCTGGCAATGA
- a CDS encoding HlyD family efflux transporter periplasmic adaptor subunit, whose product MKKNIPSVGLVSGLTVLALLAVAGWWFWLRTPPLPDGLIQANGRIEGDHYAVAGKMPGKVADLPAREGDSTQKGKVLARLDDAQVRARLDQARQAASAMEAQWRAAQTALAVARKDLPLAIQTAEANLAHARAQLASAHSSAEQAARDAERFRRLAEAGTVDRHRYEQMALAAEVAANQARSAEEAVRVAERQLAQARLGDERLRAREDEVKALAAQLDQARAALKEAESVLADLAIVAPADGIITQRLVNAGEVVGAGAPLFDIVDLDRLYLKAYVPEKDIGKVRLGLPARVYTDAFPDRPFPATVRYIAARAEFTPKEVQTPDERVKLVYAVKLYLDVNPEHRLTPGLPADAIIRWREDTPWAKPRR is encoded by the coding sequence GTGAAGAAAAACATCCCGTCCGTTGGGCTCGTTTCCGGATTGACCGTGCTGGCCCTGCTCGCCGTCGCGGGTTGGTGGTTCTGGCTGCGCACGCCGCCGCTGCCTGATGGACTGATCCAAGCCAACGGCCGTATCGAGGGCGATCACTATGCCGTCGCCGGCAAGATGCCGGGTAAGGTGGCTGATCTCCCTGCCCGCGAAGGGGATAGCACGCAGAAGGGCAAGGTGCTCGCCCGCCTGGACGATGCCCAGGTCCGCGCCAGACTCGATCAGGCCCGCCAGGCGGCAAGCGCCATGGAGGCGCAATGGCGGGCTGCGCAGACGGCGCTCGCAGTCGCGCGCAAGGACCTGCCCCTGGCGATCCAAACCGCCGAGGCCAACCTCGCCCATGCCCGCGCGCAGCTCGCCTCGGCCCACTCCAGCGCGGAGCAGGCGGCGCGGGATGCCGAGCGCTTCCGCAGGCTGGCCGAGGCGGGAACGGTGGATCGGCACCGTTACGAGCAGATGGCGCTGGCCGCCGAGGTTGCGGCCAACCAGGCGCGCTCGGCCGAAGAGGCCGTGCGCGTGGCGGAAAGGCAGCTTGCCCAGGCGCGTCTGGGCGATGAACGGCTGCGCGCCAGGGAGGATGAAGTCAAGGCCCTGGCCGCCCAGCTCGATCAGGCGCGGGCCGCGCTGAAAGAGGCCGAGAGCGTGCTCGCCGATCTCGCCATTGTCGCGCCTGCCGACGGCATCATCACCCAGCGTCTGGTGAATGCGGGCGAGGTGGTCGGCGCGGGTGCGCCGCTTTTCGACATCGTCGATCTCGACCGCCTCTATCTCAAGGCCTATGTGCCGGAGAAGGACATCGGCAAGGTGCGCCTGGGGCTGCCGGCGCGGGTGTACACCGACGCCTTCCCCGACCGGCCGTTCCCCGCCACGGTGCGCTACATCGCCGCGCGGGCGGAGTTCACGCCGAAGGAGGTGCAAACACCGGACGAGCGGGTCAAGCTGGTCTATGCGGTCAAGCTGTATCTGGATGTAAACCCGGAGCACCGCCTCACGCCGGGGCTGCCGGCCGATGCCATCATCCGTTGGCGCGAGGACACCCCATGGGCGAAGCCGCGCCGCTAA
- a CDS encoding helix-turn-helix domain-containing protein — protein MRDVLDRLGDKWSVLILITLANNSMRFNELLRAVPDISRRMLAETLRHLERDGLVWREVTSTTPPAVRYGLTALGTSLMPPLTALIAWAEHHQPAIAVARARFQAQVPTQASVR, from the coding sequence GTGCGTGATGTGCTTGATCGGCTGGGGGACAAGTGGTCGGTCTTGATTTTGATCACCCTTGCCAACAACTCCATGCGCTTCAATGAACTCCTCCGCGCCGTACCCGACATCTCCCGTCGAATGCTCGCCGAAACCTTGCGTCATCTCGAACGCGACGGGCTCGTCTGGCGCGAGGTGACCTCCACCACGCCGCCAGCGGTGCGTTACGGACTCACGGCGCTCGGCACCTCGCTCATGCCCCCGCTCACCGCACTCATCGCTTGGGCGGAGCACCACCAGCCGGCGATCGCCGTCGCACGTGCCAGATTTCAGGCGCAAGTGCCGACGCAAGCGTCAGTCAGGTAG
- a CDS encoding ATP-binding cassette domain-containing protein, with product MGEAAPLTPAPAVRVQGFGKRYRRQAAVAGVDLEVRRGEIYGLIGPDGAGKSSLMKAVAGVLAFEEGSIEMFGIRIDSEAAAERVKGRLGFMPQGLGLNLYPELSVEENIDFFARLRGVPAAEIAARKAKLLAMTRLDRFTGRPMKHLSGGMKQKLGLVCTLIHEPELIVLDEPTTGVDPVSRRDFWAILAELLRENGITALISTAYMDEAERFHRLSLMHGGRVLASGEPDAIRARTPGSVVELEAEPQVEALDRIQASLAQAESVGPRLRVFVDDAEPEAAVGTVAGLLKGLSLRDLHATTPDLEDAFVALLRRQRLVEERAVAKPRAGDGDPPGDDVAILAKDLTRDFDGFRAVDRASFTVHQGDIFGLVGANGAGKTTLIKMLTGILPPSDGEGRVAGADMHFAAQAIKARIGYTSQAFSLYQDLSVLENLRLYARIYGVARHAAGERIEQVAELTGLTGRERQLAGRLPLGIRQRLALACALVHRPRILFLDEPTSGVDPIGRRRFWDILVHLARVEQVAILITTHYMSEAEHCDRLALMHAGRIVADDPPAALKQALREEAGELLEVATDRPLAAMALLEQAGFAGVALFGRHIHLFARDAHTATREIQTILAGRGIGLAGVTPRPPSLEDVFVYRITALEQGEQRL from the coding sequence ATGGGCGAAGCCGCGCCGCTAACGCCCGCGCCGGCCGTCCGGGTGCAGGGTTTCGGCAAGCGCTATCGCCGGCAGGCGGCGGTCGCCGGGGTCGATCTCGAGGTGCGGCGCGGTGAAATCTACGGCCTCATCGGGCCGGACGGCGCCGGCAAGTCCAGCCTCATGAAGGCCGTCGCCGGGGTGCTCGCCTTCGAGGAGGGCTCGATCGAAATGTTCGGCATCCGCATCGATTCGGAGGCGGCGGCCGAGCGGGTGAAGGGCCGGCTCGGCTTCATGCCCCAGGGCCTGGGCCTCAACCTCTATCCCGAGCTGTCGGTGGAAGAAAACATCGACTTTTTCGCCCGCCTGCGCGGCGTGCCGGCCGCAGAGATTGCCGCGCGCAAGGCGAAGCTCCTGGCCATGACGCGGCTCGACCGCTTCACCGGCCGGCCGATGAAACACCTCTCCGGCGGCATGAAGCAGAAGCTCGGCCTCGTCTGCACCCTGATCCACGAGCCGGAGCTCATCGTCCTGGACGAGCCCACCACCGGTGTCGATCCGGTCTCGCGCCGGGATTTCTGGGCCATCCTCGCCGAGCTGTTGCGCGAGAATGGCATCACCGCCCTGATCTCCACCGCCTACATGGACGAGGCCGAGCGCTTCCACCGCCTGTCCCTGATGCACGGCGGGCGCGTGCTTGCGAGCGGCGAACCCGATGCGATCCGGGCCCGGACGCCGGGCAGCGTGGTGGAACTCGAGGCCGAGCCGCAGGTGGAGGCGCTGGACCGCATCCAGGCCAGCCTTGCGCAGGCGGAGTCGGTGGGGCCGCGGCTGCGGGTGTTCGTGGACGACGCGGAGCCCGAAGCCGCCGTCGGCACGGTAGCCGGGCTCCTCAAGGGACTGTCTCTGCGGGACCTGCACGCCACCACGCCCGATCTCGAGGACGCCTTCGTCGCCCTCCTGCGCCGGCAGCGGCTGGTCGAGGAGAGGGCCGTTGCCAAACCTCGGGCCGGCGACGGCGATCCGCCTGGCGACGATGTCGCCATCCTCGCCAAGGATCTGACGCGGGATTTCGACGGCTTCCGTGCCGTGGATCGCGCGAGCTTCACCGTCCATCAGGGCGATATCTTCGGTCTGGTGGGCGCCAACGGTGCCGGCAAGACCACGCTGATCAAGATGCTCACCGGCATTCTGCCGCCCAGCGATGGCGAGGGGCGGGTGGCCGGGGCCGACATGCACTTTGCCGCGCAGGCGATCAAGGCGCGCATCGGCTACACCTCCCAGGCGTTTTCCCTGTATCAGGACCTGAGCGTGCTGGAGAACCTGCGCCTCTATGCCCGCATCTACGGCGTAGCGCGGCACGCGGCTGGCGAGCGCATCGAACAGGTGGCGGAGCTGACCGGGCTTACGGGCCGCGAGCGGCAGCTGGCGGGCCGCCTGCCGCTGGGCATCCGCCAGCGCCTGGCGCTCGCCTGCGCCCTGGTGCATCGGCCGCGCATCCTGTTCCTGGACGAACCCACCTCCGGCGTGGACCCGATCGGCCGGCGCCGCTTCTGGGACATCCTCGTCCATCTCGCCCGCGTGGAGCAGGTCGCCATCCTCATCACCACCCACTACATGAGCGAGGCCGAGCATTGCGACCGCCTGGCCCTGATGCACGCCGGACGGATCGTCGCCGACGACCCGCCCGCGGCATTGAAGCAGGCCCTGCGCGAGGAGGCCGGCGAGCTGCTGGAGGTCGCCACCGACCGGCCGCTGGCCGCCATGGCGCTGCTGGAGCAGGCGGGCTTCGCGGGGGTGGCGCTGTTCGGCCGGCACATCCATCTGTTTGCCCGCGATGCGCACACCGCGACGCGCGAGATTCAGACCATCCTCGCCGGCCGCGGCATCGGGCTCGCCGGCGTGACACCGCGCCCGCCCTCGCTGGAGGATGTGTTCGTCTACCGGATCACGGCCTTGGAACAGGGGGAGCAGCGGCTATGA
- a CDS encoding aromatic ring-hydroxylating dioxygenase subunit alpha: protein MNEVSQATIRLSRKWSPEEIRGLVDEELGLLDPRIYSDQDLYELELERIFARSWLLVCHEGHIPNPGDYITTYMGEDPVIVVRQRDRSIKVFLNQCRHRGMVIERSTYGNAKSFTCTYHGWAYDIAGNLVNVPFEKEAFCDKKEGDCGFEKADWGPLQARVDTYKGLVFANWDAKAPPLIDYLSDATPYMDVMFDRTEAGTEVITGMQRTVIPCNWKFAAEQFCSDMYHACTMSHVAGVVSSLRPDQDLSDVKLPVTGNQFRAAWGGHGTGWFNDDFSLLYAIMGPKVVDYWTKGPAAERAQVRLGNKLPANRMVAQHMTIFPTCSFLPGINTVRTWHPRGPNELEVWSFIVVDADAPAEIKDEYRRMNIMTFNQGGTYEQDDGENWVEVQRVLRGHMARSRPFCASMGVGKPNANNPDFPGKTSYVYGEEAARGMYHHWSRMMSEPSWETLRP from the coding sequence ATGAACGAAGTTTCACAAGCCACGATTAGGCTTTCTCGAAAGTGGAGTCCCGAGGAGATTCGTGGCCTCGTCGACGAAGAACTAGGGCTGCTTGACCCACGTATCTACAGTGACCAGGATCTGTATGAACTGGAACTAGAACGGATTTTCGCTCGTTCGTGGCTGCTGGTTTGCCACGAGGGGCATATTCCAAATCCAGGTGACTACATCACGACGTATATGGGCGAAGACCCGGTTATCGTGGTTCGCCAAAGGGATCGCTCCATCAAAGTGTTTCTGAATCAGTGCCGTCACCGTGGGATGGTCATTGAGCGCTCAACTTATGGTAATGCAAAGTCCTTTACTTGCACCTATCACGGCTGGGCCTACGACATCGCAGGCAATCTTGTCAATGTTCCGTTTGAAAAGGAAGCCTTCTGTGACAAGAAAGAAGGGGACTGTGGTTTCGAAAAAGCCGACTGGGGTCCGCTGCAGGCGCGGGTAGATACCTACAAGGGCTTGGTATTTGCCAACTGGGATGCAAAAGCGCCGCCCTTGATTGACTATCTCAGTGACGCCACTCCATACATGGATGTGATGTTTGATCGCACCGAAGCTGGCACCGAAGTGATTACCGGGATGCAGCGGACCGTCATTCCATGCAATTGGAAATTTGCCGCGGAACAGTTTTGTAGCGACATGTATCACGCGTGCACCATGTCGCATGTGGCCGGGGTCGTTTCCAGCCTACGTCCCGATCAAGACCTATCCGACGTAAAGCTGCCTGTTACTGGGAACCAATTCCGCGCGGCGTGGGGTGGCCATGGAACGGGATGGTTCAATGACGACTTCTCCCTGCTGTACGCAATTATGGGGCCAAAAGTTGTGGACTATTGGACAAAGGGTCCGGCCGCTGAACGCGCACAGGTGCGGCTTGGCAACAAACTGCCAGCTAACCGCATGGTTGCGCAACACATGACAATTTTCCCGACCTGTTCATTCCTGCCGGGCATCAATACTGTTCGTACTTGGCATCCACGTGGACCGAACGAACTCGAAGTCTGGTCGTTCATTGTTGTTGATGCTGATGCCCCCGCAGAAATCAAGGACGAATATCGCCGAATGAACATCATGACCTTCAACCAGGGCGGAACCTACGAGCAGGACGATGGTGAAAACTGGGTTGAAGTACAGCGTGTCTTGCGGGGGCATATGGCCCGCAGTCGACCGTTCTGCGCCTCAATGGGGGTCGGTAAGCCTAATGCAAACAATCCGGATTTCCCCGGGAAGACCAGTTATGTCTATGGTGAGGAGGCTGCGCGCGGTATGTATCACCACTGGAGCCGCATGATGTCCGAGCCGAGCTGGGAAACCCTCAGGCCGTAA
- a CDS encoding ABC transporter permease codes for MTVKELLQLFRDGFLMFAIVFLFTADIYMTRNVRLELNHATVVVHDADHSAASRELIYRFRPPYFQLGGEIQDSREGQALLDQGQALAVLDIPPYFQRDLQSGRPTDVQVLVDTSNTVLGTLAASYSGQIIGRYGFEAALARMGASEASLDTVPMIQDQHRVWYNPNQNDAWFIPISELLTVITVMAIMLPAAAAVREKERGTIEQLLVSPLTPALILLPKVISMTLVILAGTAISLFLVLVPVFGVPIKGSLPLFFAVTTLYTVATSGLGLYIATLSRNLAQAAMLAIFILMPMVFLSGAWTPPEAMPAGLRETMYLSPLYYFIEMGYGILLKGAGLDVLWDSLLGLTLLGVGIFGIGVRRFRRQFG; via the coding sequence ATGACAGTCAAGGAGCTGCTGCAGCTCTTTCGCGACGGCTTTCTGATGTTCGCCATCGTCTTCCTGTTCACCGCCGACATCTACATGACCCGCAATGTGCGCCTGGAGCTCAACCATGCCACGGTGGTGGTGCACGATGCCGATCACAGCGCCGCCTCCCGCGAGCTGATCTACCGCTTCCGTCCGCCTTATTTCCAGCTGGGCGGCGAGATCCAGGACAGCCGCGAAGGGCAGGCGCTGCTGGACCAGGGGCAGGCGCTGGCGGTGCTGGACATCCCTCCCTACTTTCAGCGTGACCTGCAGAGCGGCCGGCCCACGGACGTGCAGGTTCTGGTGGACACCAGCAACACCGTGCTGGGGACGCTGGCCGCCAGCTACAGTGGCCAGATCATCGGTCGCTACGGCTTCGAGGCGGCGCTGGCGCGCATGGGGGCGAGCGAGGCGAGCCTCGACACTGTCCCCATGATCCAGGACCAGCACCGCGTCTGGTACAACCCGAACCAGAACGATGCCTGGTTCATCCCCATCTCGGAGCTGCTGACCGTCATCACCGTCATGGCCATCATGCTGCCGGCCGCCGCCGCGGTGCGCGAGAAGGAGCGCGGCACCATCGAGCAACTGCTGGTTTCGCCGCTGACCCCGGCGCTGATCCTGCTGCCCAAGGTGATCTCCATGACCCTGGTGATCCTCGCGGGCACCGCAATCTCCCTGTTCCTGGTCCTGGTGCCGGTCTTCGGCGTGCCCATCAAGGGCAGCCTGCCGCTGTTTTTCGCCGTGACCACCCTCTACACCGTCGCCACCTCCGGGCTCGGTCTCTACATCGCCACCCTGAGCCGCAACCTGGCCCAGGCGGCGATGCTGGCCATTTTCATCCTCATGCCCATGGTCTTCCTGTCCGGCGCCTGGACCCCGCCCGAGGCCATGCCCGCCGGACTGCGCGAGACAATGTACCTCTCGCCGCTTTATTACTTCATCGAGATGGGCTACGGCATCCTGCTCAAGGGCGCGGGGCTCGACGTGCTGTGGGATTCGCTGCTGGGATTGACGCTGCTGGGGGTGGGGATCTTCGGTATTGGCGTGCGCAGGTTCAGGCGGCAGTTTGGCTAG
- a CDS encoding aromatic-ring-hydroxylating dioxygenase subunit beta, whose translation MSIELTQPFNYLEKPVSLELQNAVEQFYYREAQLLDHRKYQEWLTLLTEDIHYWVPIRTTQTTKNSNLEYYGPGCNAHFDEDHSRLTARIRGRLSGLNWTEDPPSRSRHMITNVIVREVSAEKLEVSSAFLCYRNRLERMTDIYVGERRDILLRVNDGLGFKIDKRTVLLDQGTITANNLSMFF comes from the coding sequence ATGTCCATAGAATTGACACAACCGTTTAATTATCTCGAAAAGCCTGTGAGTCTTGAGCTCCAAAACGCAGTCGAACAGTTTTACTATCGGGAAGCGCAACTTCTTGATCATCGTAAATATCAAGAATGGTTAACCCTGCTCACTGAGGACATCCATTATTGGGTTCCAATTCGGACCACTCAGACCACAAAGAATTCGAACCTGGAATACTACGGTCCGGGATGTAACGCCCACTTCGACGAAGACCACAGTCGATTGACTGCCCGTATCCGTGGCAGGTTGTCAGGCCTTAACTGGACCGAAGACCCCCCTTCCCGATCCCGTCACATGATCACTAATGTGATTGTGCGCGAAGTGTCAGCTGAGAAGCTCGAAGTGAGTTCCGCCTTCTTGTGCTATCGCAATCGTCTTGAACGAATGACTGACATTTACGTCGGGGAGCGTCGCGATATTCTCCTGCGGGTAAATGATGGTCTGGGTTTCAAGATCGACAAGCGCACAGTATTGCTCGATCAAGGCACGATCACGGCCAACAATCTGAGCATGTTCTTCTAA
- a CDS encoding ABC transporter permease, whose protein sequence is MNLARIAALAHKEWREIVRDRLFLALAFVVPAALMLVFGYGLSLDVEHIPFAVVDHDRSALSRDYTHRFIDSRYFDYRGHVKSERELDPLLADSRIRFAIVVPPKFEENLMAGRPAAVQSLIDGTFPFRASTSKAYVIAINAAFNGELLAAYISRRFGVAPERAAALAQPVRVQLRYLYNQELKSTWSIATALVMLVLMVAPPFLTALGVVREKESGSIYNIYASTVTRGEFLAGKLLPYVGISIVNSLILWALATGLFGVPFKGDPLFFFLSSVIYVTCTTGIGLLASLIVRTQVAAMMLTVVMTIIPSVLYSGLLVPIASMDPQGQFEAHLFPAMYFTDIALGSFLKGVGLEQLWGKALALAIYAAVLWLISFALFHKRPRT, encoded by the coding sequence ATGAACCTCGCACGCATCGCGGCGCTGGCCCACAAGGAGTGGCGCGAGATCGTGCGCGACCGCCTGTTTCTCGCGCTGGCCTTCGTGGTGCCCGCTGCGCTGATGCTGGTCTTCGGCTACGGCCTGTCGCTCGACGTGGAGCATATCCCGTTCGCGGTGGTGGACCATGACCGCAGCGCCCTCTCGCGCGACTACACCCACCGCTTCATCGACTCGCGCTACTTCGACTACCGGGGCCATGTGAAGAGCGAACGCGAGCTCGACCCCCTGCTCGCCGACAGCCGCATCCGCTTCGCCATCGTGGTTCCGCCAAAATTCGAGGAGAACCTCATGGCGGGGCGGCCCGCGGCGGTGCAGAGCCTGATCGACGGCACCTTCCCGTTTCGCGCCTCGACCAGCAAGGCCTACGTCATCGCCATCAACGCGGCCTTCAACGGCGAACTGCTGGCCGCCTATATCAGCCGCCGCTTCGGCGTCGCGCCGGAACGGGCGGCGGCGCTCGCCCAGCCGGTGCGGGTGCAGCTGCGCTATCTCTACAACCAGGAGCTCAAGAGCACCTGGTCGATCGCCACGGCGCTGGTCATGCTGGTGCTGATGGTGGCGCCTCCATTCCTCACCGCGCTGGGGGTGGTGCGCGAGAAGGAGAGCGGCTCCATCTACAACATCTATGCCTCCACCGTCACCCGCGGCGAATTCCTGGCCGGCAAGCTCCTGCCCTACGTGGGTATCTCCATCGTCAACAGCCTCATTCTGTGGGCGCTCGCCACCGGTCTGTTCGGCGTGCCGTTCAAGGGCGATCCGCTGTTCTTCTTCCTCTCCTCGGTGATCTATGTCACCTGCACCACGGGCATCGGCCTGCTCGCCTCGCTCATCGTGCGCACCCAGGTGGCGGCGATGATGCTGACCGTAGTCATGACCATCATCCCCTCCGTGCTGTACTCGGGCCTGCTGGTGCCCATCGCCTCCATGGACCCGCAGGGGCAATTCGAGGCGCACCTGTTTCCCGCCATGTATTTCACCGACATCGCCTTGGGCAGCTTCCTCAAGGGGGTGGGCCTGGAACAGCTCTGGGGCAAGGCATTGGCGCTGGCCATTTACGCGGCCGTGCTGTGGCTGATCAGCTTCGCGCTCTTTCACAAAAGACCGCGCACATGA
- a CDS encoding GntR family transcriptional regulator — protein sequence MNQPALGKEAIGIDLFAAGVASPKGKPRSLIESVMHRLRCEIVQGVLSAGSRLLIDDLQRRFDVSGGTVREALSLLVSDGLVHAKTQRGFFVAPMSLQDLEGLTRTRIALECESVRESVKCGGSEWESNLVAAYSELARSDEHVMRNPDDEFDQWEIANRNFHRSLISACSSDWTFRFLAVLNIHLERYRRLTSPHTLPERNVHAEHELIFQSALARDAEQCSLLLRQHIESSVSVVRQFALLR from the coding sequence ATGAATCAGCCAGCGTTGGGTAAAGAAGCAATTGGCATTGACCTTTTTGCGGCCGGCGTTGCGTCGCCTAAAGGAAAGCCGCGCAGTCTGATTGAGTCAGTTATGCACAGGCTTCGATGCGAAATTGTGCAAGGAGTCTTGTCGGCAGGATCGAGACTGCTGATTGATGACCTTCAGAGGCGTTTCGATGTAAGTGGCGGGACAGTGCGTGAAGCCCTGAGCCTCCTGGTTTCTGATGGCTTGGTGCATGCCAAGACCCAGCGAGGCTTTTTCGTGGCGCCAATGTCGTTGCAAGACTTGGAGGGGCTCACTCGAACCCGCATAGCGCTTGAGTGTGAATCTGTTCGCGAAAGTGTGAAGTGTGGTGGCTCTGAATGGGAAAGCAATTTGGTTGCCGCATATAGCGAACTCGCTCGGTCCGATGAGCACGTAATGCGTAACCCTGATGACGAGTTTGACCAATGGGAGATAGCGAATCGCAATTTCCACCGTTCACTTATTAGCGCCTGTTCGTCCGATTGGACCTTCAGATTCTTGGCTGTTCTGAATATTCACCTCGAGCGCTACCGGCGCCTTACGTCGCCCCACACTTTGCCCGAGAGAAATGTCCACGCGGAGCACGAGCTCATTTTTCAAAGTGCGCTTGCGCGTGACGCCGAACAATGTTCCCTGCTGCTGCGTCAGCACATTGAGTCGTCGGTCAGTGTAGTTCGGCAGTTTGCATTGCTGCGGTGA
- a CDS encoding NAD(P)H-binding protein, which translates to MPHFRDARIFITGASGKFATQVLRALNAQGARYVTAGSRFPVRISGLAESKIRVDFDDPVSLDEAFEGIDRLLIVATDALGEPGKLARQQKAAIEAAAKAGVGHILYTSMTNPGPESLIPFAPDHRSSEEAVIATGIPYTILRNNWYFDNLLFTMPSVLASGRWYTAAGDGTVGYVTRLDCAAAATGALLTEDQSSIQDITGPVALTVDALATATSKQLGKPIEVVQVSDDALAAGMRDAGVPTHSLSSWSPLMPTCAQGT; encoded by the coding sequence ATGCCCCATTTTCGCGACGCACGGATTTTCATCACCGGCGCTTCGGGCAAGTTTGCCACTCAGGTGCTGCGGGCGCTCAACGCCCAAGGCGCCCGGTACGTGACCGCAGGGAGCCGGTTCCCGGTGCGGATCAGCGGGCTCGCCGAGTCAAAAATCAGGGTGGATTTCGACGACCCAGTCAGCCTGGACGAAGCCTTCGAGGGTATCGATCGATTGCTGATCGTTGCCACCGATGCTTTGGGTGAACCTGGCAAGCTCGCCCGCCAGCAGAAGGCGGCGATCGAGGCGGCCGCCAAGGCTGGCGTCGGGCATATCCTCTACACCTCGATGACCAACCCTGGACCTGAAAGTCTGATCCCCTTCGCGCCGGACCATCGCAGCAGTGAGGAGGCGGTCATCGCCACCGGCATCCCTTACACCATTCTGCGTAACAACTGGTATTTCGACAACCTGCTGTTCACGATGCCCTCGGTGCTTGCGTCGGGGCGCTGGTACACCGCGGCCGGCGATGGGACAGTGGGCTATGTGACGCGCCTCGACTGCGCGGCAGCGGCCACAGGCGCCCTGCTCACAGAGGACCAGTCATCGATCCAGGACATCACCGGCCCTGTGGCCTTGACCGTTGACGCGCTGGCAACCGCGACCAGCAAGCAACTGGGCAAGCCCATCGAGGTGGTCCAGGTCTCCGACGACGCGCTCGCGGCCGGGATGCGCGACGCAGGGGTCCCCACCCATTCGTTGAGCTCATGGTCGCCTTTGATGCCAACGTGCGCGCAGGGCACATGA